A window of the Pungitius pungitius chromosome 3, fPunPun2.1, whole genome shotgun sequence genome harbors these coding sequences:
- the ube4a gene encoding ubiquitin conjugation factor E4 A, which yields MLSPNEMTDQGNNNQNISCNPFAALFSSVADAKQFASGQKPEQSAKPPLENSGESHSESENSVSDSVDDNDDSVAEISRSFRSRQELCEQLNVNHMIQRIFLITLDNSDPSLRGGNGIPLRCVYLEEMAADLDGQDWLDMDNIEQALFNRLLVLEPGNYLIYMTSCSAVNLSADRDAGQKRAIPYLFACYQRAKEEVTKVPEKLLSFAVRCKNLAVSNTRTVLLTPEIYVSQNIYEQLLDLLLESFDGSQPEEVVEFLEEVITGLLSDQEVRTFEEVIVPVLDIFQGRIKDLDLCQPLLYTYLDVLLYFSHHADIAKVLVHHIQPKDPANGLQYQKTLLGAVLSISCLLKTPGVVEGHGYFLNPSRSSAQETKVQEANIHQFMGQFQDKLHQILKNLLQRSGETRHLLLSWLGSCLQANAGRAKIWANQMPEIFSQMYASDAFFLNLGAALLKLCQPFCKPRSNKLLTFNPTYCALKELSEEERRNRNVHITGLDKETCLIPVPPQQPVESAQSYSLLTENLILTQLTLHLGFHRLHEQMVKMNQTLHRLQVTWQESQRTGNPMSEQLLEQFERLMIVYLSTKAASTQPAMLQCCLNLQASTAALLVQLGVGNQGPEHVALSFPLSSLRKTVLCYVPEFFAENLGDFFIFLRRFADDVLESSAESLEQILNFVTVFMGNMERMKNPHLRAKLAEVLEAVMPHMEPVAPGAVQPIVFQRERVFCSYRHAPQLAEALIAVFVDIEFTGDPHQFEQKFNYRRPMYPILKFMWGKDNYRESIKHLAHYASENLEAMNPPLFLRFLNLLMNDATFLLDEAIQYLSKIKVLQLERDRGEWEELAPDARKEKESSLQMLGQLGRFHNIMSNETIGTLAFLTSEIKEIFVPPFLAERVISLLNYFLQHLVGPKMGALKVKDFSEFDFKPQQLVSDICTIYLNLGDEENFCARVPKDGRSYSPTLFSQTVRVLKKINKPGDMILAFGLLADKIKSHADRQLQDEETYADAPDEFLDPIMSTLMLDPVLLPSSNVTVDRSTIARHLLSDQTDPFNRSPLTMDQIRPNQELKEQILQWLDAHMQERMQLGPSG from the exons ATGTTGAGCCCCAATGAGATGACTGACCAGGGCAACAACAACCAGAACATCTCCTGCAACCCCTTTGCTGCCCTCTTCAGCTCAGTGGCTGATGCCAAGCAGTTTGCGTCAGGCCAGAAACCAGAACAATCTGCTAAACCACCAT TGGAGAACTCGGGAGAGAGTCATTCGGAGTCAGAAAACTCTGTGTCAGACAGTGTTGATGACAATGACGACTCCGTGGCAGAGATCAGCCGCTCCTTCCGGTCCAGGCAGGAGCTGTGTGAACAGCTCAATGTCAATCACATGATCCAGCGAATATTTCTCATCACCCTTGACAACA GTGATCCCAGTCTGAGAGGAGGTAATGGAATTCCCCTGCGCTGTGTCTACCTGGAGGAGATGGCTGCCGATCTGGATGGACAGGACTGGCTGGACATGGACAACATAGAACAG GCTCTGTTTAACCGTCTGCTGGTACTGGAGCCCGGAAACTACCTCATCTACATGACATCGTGCAGCGCTGTGAACCTGTCCGCTGACCGTGATGCTGGACAGAAGCGAGCCATCCCTTACCTTTTTGCCTGTTACCAGAGGGCCAAAGAAGAG GTGACAAAGGTACCAGAGAAGCTGCTGTCGTTTGCTGTTCGCTGTAAGAACCTAGCGGTTTCGAACACCCGGACAGTTTTGCTCACCCCAGAGATCTACGTCAGCCAGAATATCTATGAACAGCTTCTGGACCTACTGCTGGAAAGTTTTGATGGATCAC AGCCAGAAGAGGTAGTTGAGTTTTTGGAAGAGGTCATCACCGGCCTGCTCTCTGACCAGGAGGTGCGTACCTTCGAGGAGGTGATAGTACCGGTGTTGGATATCTTCCAGGGACGCATCAAAGACTTGGACCTGTGCCAGCCTCTCCTTTACACCTACCTAGATGTTCTGCTCTATTTCAGCCACCATGCGGATATCGCTAAG gtATTGGTGCACCACATTCAACCCAAAGACCCAGCTAATGGTTTGCAGTACCAGAAAACCCTACTGGGAGCCGTGTTGAGTATCTCCTGCTTGTTGAAAACCCCAGGTGTAGTGGAGGGACATGGTTACTTCCTGAACCCTTCCCGCTCCAGCGCCCAGGAGACAAAGGTCCAGGAAGCCAATATCCATCAG TTTATGGGTCAGTTTCAAGACAAGCTGCACCAGATCTTGAAGAATTTGCTCCAGCGATCTGGTGAAACTCGCCATTTGCTGCTCTCGTGGTTGGGCAGCTGTTTGCAGGCAAATGCTGGCCGGGCCAAGATCTGGGCCAATCAGATGCCAGAGATCTTCTCCCAGATGTACGCCTCAGACGCCTTCTTCTTAAACTTGGGTGCAGCACTGCTGAAGCTGTGCCAGCCATTCTGCAAGCCACGGTCCAACAAACTGCTCACCTTCAACCCCACCTACTGCGCCCTCAAAGAGCTGAGCGAAGAAGAGAGGCGCAATCGCAACGTGCACATAACAG GTCTCGACAAGGAAACCTGTCTGATCCCCGTCCCCCCTCAGCAGCCGGTGGAGTCAGCGCAGTCCTACAGCCTCCTGACTGAAAATCTCATCCTCACACAGCTCACCCTGCACCTTGGCTTCCACAG ACTCCATGAGCAGATGGTGAAGATGAACCAGACTCTTCACCGGCTCCAGGTGACGTGGCAGGAGTCCCAGCGAACGGGCAACCCAATGTCAGAGCAGCTCCTGGAGCAGTTTGAGCGTCTGATGATTGTTTACCTCTCAACCAAAGCTGCCAGCACACAGCCTGCAATGCTGCAATGCTGCCTTAACCTCCAAGCCTCCACGGCTGCCCTGCTGGTTCAGCTCGGGGTCGGGAACCAGGGGCCTGAACATGTAGCACTCAGTTTCCCCCTTTCCTCCTTACGGAAGACTGTGCTCTGCTATGTACCAG aaTTCTTTGCAGAGAACTTGGGAGATTTTTTCATCTTCCTGCGCCGATTTGCAGACGACGTTTTGGAGAGTTCCGCAGAAAGTCTGGAGCAGATTCTTAACTTTGTCACTGTATTCATGGGCAACATGGAGAG GATGAAGAACCCTCATTTAAGAGCAAAGCTGGCAGAGGTCTTAGAGGCAGTGATGCCCCACATGGAGCCTGTGGCTCCTGGTGCTGTTCAGCCAATCGTGTTCCAGCGAGAGAGAGTCTTCTGCTCCTATAGACACGCACCTCAGCTGGCTGAGGCCCTCATCGCTGTGTTTGTCGATATTGAATTCACAG GTGATCCTCATCAGTTTGAACAGAAATTCAACTACAGGCGACCCATGTATCCCATCCTCAAGTTCATGTGGGGCAAAGATAACTACAGAGAGAGTATCAAG CATTTGGCGCACTATGCGTCCGAAAACCTGGAGGCCATGAACCCCCCTCTGTTCCTCCGGTTCCTGAACTTACTGATGAATGATGCCACCTTTCTACTGGATGAGGCTATTCAG TACCTGAGTAAAATCAAAGTTCTGCAGTTGGAGCGGGATCGAGGGGAGTGGGAAGAACTGGCCCCCGATGCCCGAAAAGAGAAGGAGTCAAGCCTGCAGATGCTCGGACAGTTGGGACGCTTCCATAATATCATGTCTAACGAGACCATTGGCACGCTTGCCTTCCTCACATCAG AGATCAAGGAGATCTTTGTGCCCCCTTTCCTGGCTGAGAGGGTCATCTCCCTGCTGAATTACTTCCTTCAGCACCTGGTGGGACCAAAGATGGGTGCTCTTAAAGTCAAGGACTTCAGTGAGTTTGACTTCAAGCCCCAGCAGCTTGTCTCTGACATCTGCACCATCTACCTCAATCTCGG TGATGAGGAGAATTTCTGTGCTAGAGTTCCAAAGGACGGACGCTCGTACTCTCCTACCCTCTTCTCCCAAACAGTTAGAGTGCTGAAGAAGATAAACAAGCCCGGAGACATGATTCTGGCTTTTGGGCTCCTTGCTGATAAAATAAAG TCCCATGCAGATAGACAGCTGCAGGATGAGGAGACGTATGCAGATGCCCCAGATGAGTTCTTGGATCCCATCATGTCCACGCTGATGCTCGATCCTGTTCTTCTCCCTTCCTCCAATGTTACAGTTGACCGCTCCACAATAGCAAGACATCTCCTCAG TGACCAAACAGACCCTTTCAACCGAAGTCCTCTTACCATGGACCAGATCAGGCCAAACCAGGAACTCAAAGAGCAGATCTTACAGTGGCTGGATGCACATATGCAGGAGAGGATGCAGCTGGGACCCAGTGGCTAG